The Camelina sativa cultivar DH55 chromosome 14, Cs, whole genome shotgun sequence genome includes a window with the following:
- the LOC104740448 gene encoding mitochondrial import inner membrane translocase subunit TIM23-1-like translates to MAINHGSDHDSDENTRLYHPYQNYQVPIKAQYLYKLPTSPEFLFTEESLKQRRSWGENLTFYTGVGYLGGSVAGATAGVFSGIRSFENGDTTKLKINRILNSSGQAGRTWGNRIGVVGLIYAGVESGVVAVTDKDDVWTSVVAGLGTGAVCRAARGVRSAAVAGALGGVAAGAVVAGKQVFKRYAHI, encoded by the coding sequence ATGGCGATCAATCATGGCTCGGATCACGACTCCGACGAAAACACGCGTCTTTACCATCCTTACCAGAACTACCAAGTCCCGATCAAAGCTCAGTATCTTTACAAGCTCCCTACTTCTCCAGAATTCCTCTTCACGGAAGAGTCCCTCAAGCAGCGTCGATCATGGGGAGAAAACCTCACCTTCTACACAGGGGTAGGTTATCTCGGCGGCTCTGTAGCCGGTGCTACAGCTGGGGTCTTCTCCGGTATCAGGAGCTTTGAAAATGGAGACACGACTAAGCTTAAAATCAACAGGATTTTGAATTCGTCTGGTCAGGCAGGTCGCACTTGGGGTAATAGGATTGGGGTGGTTGGGTTGATCTACGCAGGGGTTGAGAGTGGTGTGGTGGCGGTTACTGATAAAGACGATGTTTGGACCAGTGTTGTGGCTGGTCTTGGAACCGGAGCGGTCTGTAGGGCAGCTCGAGGAGTGAGATCTGCGGCTGTGGCTGGTGCTCTTGGCGGAGTAGCGGCTGGTGCTGTTGTCGCTGGGAAGCAG